A genome region from Methylobacterium sp. FF17 includes the following:
- a CDS encoding RluA family pseudouridine synthase yields the protein MTTRPPSRGGSGRKGAGPGRSGPPGRAGKPGTFKRPERERTGPRTSALDAAQRAAAGRGEAGKHAPWRPGQEARDREAQAPEAGLHEPAEASAQAPRRARAPRTERPEAPSRAGTPSRTGPPSRTGPPRGAAPVPEGPTRREQRAAASATLASGVQTLTVEEDEAGMRIDRFLTTRFPQLPFTRVQSIVRKGELRVDGKRAKPNDRLEPGMSVRVPPLKLDAESERPRSATRDATDADFIRSLILYEDAEMMILNKPFGLAVQGGSGTVRHVDGLLEALTGKDGQKPRLVHRLDKDTAGCLIVAKTRLAAATLAKSFRSRSARKVYWALTAGVPRVPQGRISTYLAKEEPTDADARMRVAKHGDEGAAHALTYYAMVDNAAQKLAWLSLKPVTGRTHQLRAHAAHIGHPIVGDPKYFSIENWELPGGIQNRLHLLARRIVIPHPRTGQPVDVTAPLPPHMAQSWNLLGFDAARYDPIVEAPEA from the coding sequence ATGACCACACGACCACCATCACGCGGCGGATCCGGGCGCAAGGGCGCAGGACCGGGCCGTAGCGGACCGCCGGGCCGAGCCGGCAAGCCCGGCACCTTCAAGCGCCCCGAGCGCGAGCGGACCGGCCCGCGCACCAGCGCCCTCGACGCCGCCCAGCGGGCGGCCGCGGGACGGGGCGAGGCCGGCAAGCACGCGCCCTGGCGGCCGGGCCAGGAGGCCCGCGACCGCGAGGCTCAGGCGCCGGAGGCGGGCCTGCACGAGCCGGCCGAGGCTTCCGCGCAGGCGCCGCGCCGGGCGCGAGCCCCGCGCACCGAACGTCCGGAGGCGCCGAGCCGCGCCGGTACGCCGAGCCGAACCGGTCCCCCGAGCCGAACCGGTCCGCCGCGCGGGGCCGCTCCGGTTCCGGAGGGCCCGACCCGGCGCGAGCAGCGCGCGGCGGCCTCCGCCACCCTGGCCTCCGGCGTACAGACGCTGACCGTGGAAGAGGACGAGGCCGGGATGCGGATCGACCGCTTCCTGACCACGCGCTTTCCGCAACTGCCCTTCACCCGCGTGCAGAGCATCGTCCGCAAGGGCGAACTCCGGGTCGACGGCAAGCGGGCCAAGCCCAACGACCGGCTGGAGCCGGGCATGAGCGTGCGCGTACCGCCCCTGAAGCTCGACGCCGAGAGCGAGCGCCCGCGTTCGGCGACCCGCGACGCCACCGACGCCGACTTCATCCGGTCGCTCATCCTCTACGAGGATGCCGAGATGATGATCCTCAACAAGCCCTTCGGGCTGGCGGTGCAGGGCGGCTCGGGCACCGTGCGGCACGTCGACGGACTGCTCGAAGCGCTCACCGGCAAGGACGGCCAGAAGCCCCGCCTCGTCCATCGCCTCGACAAGGACACCGCCGGCTGCCTCATCGTGGCCAAGACGCGGCTCGCCGCCGCGACGCTCGCCAAGAGCTTCCGCTCGCGCTCGGCCCGCAAGGTCTACTGGGCGCTCACCGCCGGCGTGCCGCGCGTTCCCCAGGGGCGCATCTCGACCTACCTCGCCAAGGAGGAGCCCACCGACGCGGATGCGCGGATGCGGGTGGCCAAGCACGGAGACGAGGGCGCCGCGCATGCGCTGACCTACTACGCGATGGTGGACAACGCGGCCCAGAAGCTCGCCTGGCTGTCGCTGAAGCCGGTGACGGGGCGCACGCACCAGTTGCGGGCCCACGCCGCCCATATCGGGCATCCGATCGTCGGCGACCCGAAATACTTCAGCATCGAGAACTGGGAATTGCCCGGCGGGATCCAGAACCGCCTGCACCTGCTCGCACGCCGCATCGTGATCCCGCATCCGCGCACCGGCCAGCCGGTGGACGTGACCGCTCCGCTTCCGCCCCATATGGCGCAGAGCTGGAACCTGCTCGGCTTCGATGCCGCGCGGTACGATCCCATCGTCGAGGCACCGGAGGCCTGA